AAGAAAATCGTAAAAGCGGCAATGATTCCTAATGTAGATGGTCTTAAAACAATCGGGCTAGTTCAGTTGCCAGGAATGATGACCGGTCTTATACTTGGAGGAGTGGCTCCTGTTGAAGCTATTAGGTATCAAATCGTCATTTCTCTCAGTATCTTTGCTTCAGTATCATTAAGCGCCATGTTGATCACCGTGATCTTTTATCGTTTTTTCTTTAATAAAAATCAACAATTAATTAAGTTTGATGAACACTAAAGGGGTTTTAGCAAAATGGGAAATAAAATTGTCTTATTACTTCCACTTGGAGTGATGCTAGGGCTATTTATATTTGGCTATGCAAGTTTAAGTGGTACTGATGATGTAACAAACGACACTTTACAAGAAGCAATAACCCTAGAGGCAGAACAATTGGATGACTCTCACGTGAACATTAAGTGGCAATGGGGGGGATTTCCTCAGGATGGCTTAGCTGGTGTAGATTACATAAAATTACTCGTCATAGACGCTTCAGGTCATGAAAGAGCCTCTGCTATTTCTGGGGGAATACTACAATTAACACAAGGAGACGATACGTTGTTTCAGAGTGATGACGTAAAAAAAACATCAAATAGTGCTATCATGAGTTTTCCTAATACCATGAATGATGAAGCGATATTAGGGCCTACCGGAGAAGCAACTTTTCGCTTAACAAATCCGTTAGAAGAAGGAGAGACAGTTGTCATTTACTATTATCATACATGGAAGGAGCATGAATTGCCGCTCTCTCAAGAGGCATCTCTTGATAAAGCGCTTGAAAACGAAATTAGTCAGCATTATTGGGTTACGGAAATAAAACGAACCTTCAATTAATGGGTGTTCCTTATTTTCTATTAATTGGTATTTTAGTGAATCAGGACACTAGCGTCCGTTATCTCTTCTCTTTATTTTGACGTGGAAATTTTACGGACGTTTATCTGTGAAAAGAGTAAGGAAAACTTTCTACATTAAAGATTGTAGAAGATATGTCTATTAAAACAGCGATCTGGCTTGTAAAAAACGAGGGTTAAAAAGTTTAGAATCTATTATCGAGTCAAGGTTTAGTGGAAAAGAGGGAGAAAATTGGCAATAGTAGATGTAACGATTATGCCTTTAGGAGCTGGAACAACAAGTGTGTCTGATGTTGTTGCAGAAGTTCATCGCCTTTTGGAGAGGTCAGAATTAGCCATTCATTATCAGTTAACACCGATGAGTACAATTCTAGAAGGAGAAGTTGAGGATTTATATACGATTCTTAAGCAAATCCAAGAGGTGCCTTTTAACTTGGGCCACCAACGTGTCGCTATGAATATTCGTATAGATGAGCGAAGAGATAAAGCTTCTTCTATGAAAAGTAAGTTAGCAACTGTGAATAAAAAATTAAGGGATGGAGCGGAATAGCCCCTACAAAAAACCTTCCATATACTGGAAGGTTTTTTTGTAGGGCGATGGTTACCCGACAGTTCCTCCACCGCCGTATAAAAAGAATGCTATTAATGTACGAATAGAAAACCATCCAAACACAGCCACTGAAATCGCGGCAAAACCTACAGCAAAGAAATTTTTACGCTTTAGTTCCCTGTAGCCCCCAATAAGTGCAAAAATAGTGATCAGGAGCGTAATGATTCCCATTATCATGTTACTTCCTCCTTTATATACACTAGCTTATGTAGACATGGCAAAAACATGTAAACCCTATCATACGTAAGATTCAGTTCACTCCTCATTTTACTGGCTTTCGGCATTTTTGTCGAGTACCCCACTAAAATTTCATAGTCTTCTTTAGTTTGTTTTGAAAACAATCTCCTCACCGTAGTACAATAACATATAGAGAAGGAGGGAACAATGTATGAATTGGGAAAAAATATCACTAGGACCACTTCAGACTAATGGTTTTGTTTTGTATCAGGGTGGTGAAGGGTTAATGATTGATCCAGGAGGAGATGAGCAAAAGTTGTTTCAGTTTCTGGATGATAAGGGGATTGTGATTAAGGCTGTGCTTTTGACTCATGCTCATTTTGATCACATTGGTGGTGTAGAAGCTGTGAGGACAAAGTACCAATGCCCTGTGTATGTACATAAAAATGAAGCTGATTGGCTTACTGATCCAACGTTAAATGGTTCTGCTTTATTTTTAAGGGAAGAGTACGTAACGAGTGAGAAAGCAGATCATGTTTTTTCTAAAGAAGGTGCTTATACAATATCTGGATTTCGATTCGACTTATTTGAAACCCCAGGGCACTCGCCAGGAAGTGTTTCTTATTATTTTCCTGAGGAAAAAATTGTGTTCTCAGGGGATGTTTTATTTCATGGAGGCGTCGGTAGGACAGATTTACCAGGAGGAGATCATGACACCTTAATGAATACGCTACATGAAAAGATGCTTACATTACCTGATGAGACAATTGTGGCGAATGGACACGGTCCAGAAACGATAATTGGAAAAGAAAAGGAGAATAATCCTTTTATAAATGGATTTGGCTGGTGATTTGAGGGAGTGGGCTTTTACACGAGAATAATTGCTTTATATATTTGAGGGATACGACATAGTTAATGAAAGAGTATATGTCTTATAAAGAGCGTAAGCCAAGAGGAACAAAACTTAAGATAAGTGAAGAGATTAGATTCTATGCATGTTAGGTCACCATAGAATCTCTTTTAATTCTTTTGTAGTGAATGTTGAAAAATTCCCTTTACGTCCTCTCTCAGTTATTTTCATAACGCTTACACAAAATGGTGATGACGAGAGTTCTGCCATTCTTTAACACCTCTCGTTTAAGTATTAGAGACGTTATATTGACTTTAAACATACATTATTTAATTTTGATCTGCCAGCAAACGAATGATTTTTGTTCAAAAAAATGACCTTTCATGGGGAACATGAAAGGTCGTTTGGGGAGTTAATCAAGTATCAATGAACTTTTTGAGGGGGGAGGGGGAACTCCCGAAGATCATTGTTCTACTGACAATTTCATTATAATTCGACATTAACACTGTGTCAATAGTGTTAAAATATATTTTAGGAGAGTATGTATGGGGAATCTAATTGATAGATTATTAGAATACGGTGAACCGCCTTGGGATTTTGCAGATTATATGCAGGTCGCTCTATATGACCCCGATGTCGGCTATTATATGCAGCCTAAAGTGAAACTTGGTTATAAAGGGGACTTTTACA
The Salipaludibacillus sp. LMS25 DNA segment above includes these coding regions:
- a CDS encoding MTH1187 family thiamine-binding protein, translated to MAIVDVTIMPLGAGTTSVSDVVAEVHRLLERSELAIHYQLTPMSTILEGEVEDLYTILKQIQEVPFNLGHQRVAMNIRIDERRDKASSMKSKLATVNKKLRDGAE
- a CDS encoding DUF2759 domain-containing protein, whose protein sequence is MIMGIITLLITIFALIGGYRELKRKNFFAVGFAAISVAVFGWFSIRTLIAFFLYGGGGTVG
- a CDS encoding MBL fold metallo-hydrolase; this translates as MNWEKISLGPLQTNGFVLYQGGEGLMIDPGGDEQKLFQFLDDKGIVIKAVLLTHAHFDHIGGVEAVRTKYQCPVYVHKNEADWLTDPTLNGSALFLREEYVTSEKADHVFSKEGAYTISGFRFDLFETPGHSPGSVSYYFPEEKIVFSGDVLFHGGVGRTDLPGGDHDTLMNTLHEKMLTLPDETIVANGHGPETIIGKEKENNPFINGFGW